A single window of uncultured Pseudodesulfovibrio sp. DNA harbors:
- the mreC gene encoding rod shape-determining protein MreC, whose translation MKGPKKIAVIILAGLFVYLSLYTWNLRTGHLDALSSYTGLDVSGAILRPGIWVTDQVSDFWYRYIYLVGLKQENDDLTAQSAELRRENMLLHSQARSAERLEKLLEFTPPDQWEYFGARVIAHRMGPAGALDTIAVDKGSSADVEDDMPAVSLKGVVGRVLRTGAATSTILLLTDPNSRIAVIGAQQRSPAMLAGQGYGKQLILRYINQNAPIEPNELLLSSGLSGIFPKGLPVARVTRIQRSDISLFLTVMAEPLVDMASLEEILLLKRTPGKIPDVAPVSEEGANGAADQ comes from the coding sequence GTGAAAGGCCCAAAAAAAATAGCAGTCATCATCTTGGCAGGATTATTCGTATACCTTTCATTGTATACGTGGAACCTGCGCACAGGACATCTCGATGCCCTGTCGAGCTATACCGGGCTTGATGTCTCCGGTGCTATTTTACGTCCAGGCATATGGGTGACCGATCAGGTCAGCGACTTCTGGTATCGATATATTTATCTAGTCGGTCTGAAACAGGAAAACGACGATCTTACAGCACAGTCTGCCGAACTCAGGAGAGAGAACATGCTCCTGCACTCTCAGGCACGTTCTGCTGAACGTCTCGAAAAACTGCTTGAATTCACACCACCCGACCAATGGGAATATTTCGGCGCACGGGTCATTGCTCATCGAATGGGACCTGCCGGCGCGCTCGACACGATCGCCGTGGACAAAGGTAGCAGTGCAGATGTGGAAGACGACATGCCCGCAGTGTCTCTCAAAGGAGTAGTAGGTCGAGTCCTCCGCACAGGAGCCGCCACCTCTACCATCCTTCTTCTTACTGATCCCAACAGCCGCATCGCGGTCATCGGCGCACAACAGCGCTCTCCAGCCATGCTTGCAGGGCAGGGCTATGGCAAACAACTTATCTTGCGGTATATCAATCAAAATGCGCCCATTGAGCCAAATGAACTTTTGTTGTCATCCGGCCTGTCGGGTATATTCCCCAAAGGATTGCCTGTTGCCCGTGTGACACGTATCCAACGCTCGGATATTTCCCTCTTCCTCACTGTCATGGCGGAACCGCTGGTCGACATGGCCAGTCTGGAAGAAATTCTGCTG